Below is a genomic region from Thermoflexus sp..
CCGGATGCCCGCTGGGGCGCTGGCGGCCTTTTTGTTTGAGGACATCCCGGGCTGGGCTCGGATCTTAGGGCCCTTTGGGTCACGAAGGAAAAGGGATAAAAATAAATCGAATCGCAATCTGAATCAGGAGACCGGTTCAATGGCACAGGTTTTACGGATTGTCCCCCTGGGGGGGCTCGGCGAGATCGGCAAAAATATGATGGCCATCGAATATGGCCGCAACATCCTGATCATCGACGCCGGGATCATGTTCCCGGAGAACGATATGCTGGGGGTGGATTTCATCATCCCCGACTGGCAATATCTTCGGGACAAAAAGGCCTGGGTGCGGGCGATCGTGGTCACCCACGGCCATGAGGACCACATCGGGGCCCTCCCCTTCCTGATCCGCGAGATCCCGGCGCCGGTCTACGCCACGCCCCTCACCCGGGGGTTGATCGAGGTCAAGCTCAAGCAGGCAAAGGTCACCGAGGGCGTCACCCTCCACACGGTCCAGGCCGGTGACCGCCTGACCATCGGGCCGTTCACGGTGGAGCTGTTCCGGGTCTGCCACAGCATCCCCGATGGGGTGGGGCTGGGGATCACCACCCCGGCGGGCCTGATCGTCCACACCGGCGACTTTAAGTTCGACCAGACCCCGGTGGATGGCAAGCCGACGGATTTCGCAACCCTCGCGGAGTTCAGCAAGCGGGGGGTCCTGGCTCTGCTCTCCGACAGCACCAACGCGGATCGACCCGGGTGGACCCCATCGGAGCGGGTGATCGATGCGGCCTTCGACGCGGTCTTCCGCCAGGCGAAGGGCCGCATCATCGTCGCCACCTTTGCCTCGCTGATCTCCCGCTTCCAGCAGGTGATCCAGGCGGCCCTCCGCCACGGCCGCAAGGTGGCCTTCGCCGGGACCAGCATCCTGGAGAACGTGAAGATCGCCCAGAAGCTCGGCTACCTGGAGATCCCGCCCGGGGTCATGATCCGCCTGGACGAGGTGGATCGCTATTCGCCGCACCAGGTGGTGATCGTCACCACCGGCGCCCAGGGGGAGCCCTCTTCGGTCCTGGCCCGCATGGCGGTCGGCCAGCATCCCCAGCTCCGGATCGTCCCGGGCGACACGGTGATCCTGTCGGCCCACCCGATCCCGGGCAACGAAGAGATGGTGCATCGGACCATCAACCGCCTCTTCCAGCGGGGGGCCGATGTGCTGTATGATCCTATCGCCCCGGTCCACGTCTCGGGCCACGCCAGCCAGGAGGAGCTCAAGCTGATGATCAACCTGGTCCGGCCCCAGTATTTCATCCCCATCCACGGGGAGATCCGTCACCTCAAGGCCCATGCCCGCCTGGCGATGGAGCTGGGCATCCCGGCGGAGCGCATCTTCACGGTGGAAAACGGCTGGGTGATCGAGTTCCGGGACGGCCAGGGGCGGGTGGTGGAGCGGGTGCCGGGCGGCTATGTGTTCGTGGACGGGGCGCTGGTCGGGGATATCGGCCCGGAGGTGCTGCGGGAGCGGGAGGTGCTTTCCCGGGAGGGATTCGTGGTGGCCATCGTGCGGCGGGATCCGAAGACGGGCCGGCTCATCGGACGGCCGGAGCTGATCACCCGCGGCTTCACCTTCGCCCGCGAGGCGGAGGAGCTGCTGGCCGGCGCTGAGGAGCTGATCATCGAGACGGTGCGCTCGGCGAACGGGGAGGGGAAGTCCCGTCAGGCCCTGGCCCACCGCATCCAGAACGCCCTGGCGGATTATCTCTACCGCCACACCCGCCGCCGGCCGATGATCATCCCGGTGGTGACGGAGTGAAGGCGCAGCGAAGCGCCCGTCCCGAGGGAGAAACCGTGCGGATCGATGTGGTGACTCTGTTTCCGGAATATTTCGAGAGCCCCCTGCGGGTGAGCATCCTGAAGCGGGCGCAGGAGACGGGCCGCGTTCAGATCGAGGTGTATTCCCTGCGGGCCTTCGGGCTGGGGCG
It encodes:
- a CDS encoding ribonuclease J, with product MAQVLRIVPLGGLGEIGKNMMAIEYGRNILIIDAGIMFPENDMLGVDFIIPDWQYLRDKKAWVRAIVVTHGHEDHIGALPFLIREIPAPVYATPLTRGLIEVKLKQAKVTEGVTLHTVQAGDRLTIGPFTVELFRVCHSIPDGVGLGITTPAGLIVHTGDFKFDQTPVDGKPTDFATLAEFSKRGVLALLSDSTNADRPGWTPSERVIDAAFDAVFRQAKGRIIVATFASLISRFQQVIQAALRHGRKVAFAGTSILENVKIAQKLGYLEIPPGVMIRLDEVDRYSPHQVVIVTTGAQGEPSSVLARMAVGQHPQLRIVPGDTVILSAHPIPGNEEMVHRTINRLFQRGADVLYDPIAPVHVSGHASQEELKLMINLVRPQYFIPIHGEIRHLKAHARLAMELGIPAERIFTVENGWVIEFRDGQGRVVERVPGGYVFVDGALVGDIGPEVLREREVLSREGFVVAIVRRDPKTGRLIGRPELITRGFTFAREAEELLAGAEELIIETVRSANGEGKSRQALAHRIQNALADYLYRHTRRRPMIIPVVTE